The genome window AAAAACTTGATGCAATCATGTTTGAAAGCTTAAGAATTATCGTCTCAGGTGCTGAAAAACTCAAAAGCGAAGTAAGAAGCGCCTTTGAAATAAAATTTAAAAAACCTATTTTTGAAGGCTATGGGGCCACTGAAACCACTCCGGTTGCAAGTGTGAATTTACCAAATAAATTTGATCCTGATTATTGGATTTTACATCGTGCAAATAAAGAAGGTAGTGTAGGTATGCCTTTACCAGGAAGTGCTATACGCATAGTAGATCCATCTACTTATGAAAGTTTAAATCATGGAGAAGATGGATTAATACTCATTGGTGGCCATCAGGTTATGGTAGGTTATTTAAACAATAAAGAAAAAACCGATGAAGTTATCAAAGAAATCGATGGCATACGCTGGTACAATACTGGTGATAAAGGTCATGTAGATGAGGATGGCTTTTTATATATAGTAGATCGTTATTCTCGTTTTGCAAAAATTGGCGGAGAAATGATATCTTTAGGGGCTTTAGAAGAGGAAATTGCTAAATTTATTAACACTGATGTAGTGAAATTTTGCGCAGTGGCACTAGATGATGATAAAAAAGGCGAAATGGTGTGCTTGTTAATAGAATGCCAAGATCAAGACTTTGAAGGAATTTGCGAAGCAATTAAAAACTCTACCATGCCTGCTATTTTTAAACCAAGTAAATATTTTAAAGTCGAACAAATTCCACTTTTAGGTTCTGGTAAAGTGGATTTAAAAGGCGCTAAAGATTTAGCTAAAATCTTACAAGAAAATTAATTCCCAAAGTAATTTTACTTTGGGAAATTTTACAAACTATTTCTTTTAGTTTTATAATCATATTTTTTATCAAAAACAAGCTTATCATTTTCTTTAACTGCTATTTTTCCCTTAATATAAAAATACTCCAAATCACTAGTTTGTGTTAAGATTATATCTGCCTCCATCATACAACCCTCACGTCCTATTTGCATTGTTTGAATAATAGTATATTCTGCACTTAATGGGTTTTCATTTTGAAGTTTTAACTCTCTTTTTAAATTGTGCTTTACTAAAACATCAACCTCATCAAATCTATAAACACCTTCTCCAAAAACTCCACCAACACCATCTGTAATACAAGTCCAAGTATCGTTTAAAATATCATAAGAAATGCTTCTATCTACCCTACCTTCTTCTAAAAGTGTTATTGGGGTTAAAGGAGCACTTTGTGCTTGCATATTTATTTTATCGCTATCTTGACCACTAAAACATGGTAAATTAAATTCACACTCATTTAAATCTAAAGTTAAGGTTGAAATTTTTGGCATAGGCCAAAACATAGGCCAAAAAGAATTTGCTAATGATAATCTTATCTTAGAACCCTTAGCAAATCTATATCCACAAGCATCAAGTTTGATTTGCTTTTGAATAAATTCATCTTTTTTTAAAGGTATAAATTGCTCTTTATCATCACTTAATGCAAGATTGATCACTCCATAACTTACTCTTTTTACAAAACCATCAGCTCTAACTTCACTAAGTTGAGCAAAAAGCATAGCTTTTTCTTGATCGCTTGCAATTTTTATATTTAAAATTGGAAAACCCAAAATATCTAAATCTTGTTCTAAAAAATCACTTTCAAAAACAACTGCCATCCCATCATCTAACCTTTGGTCACTAGGGCTTTCTCCTAAAACACCAGCCCCCATCCACTCTCCAGATAAAAGCCCATGATTTAATGGAGTGTTGATTTTGATAAATTCACTTGATTTTTTGCATGTTAGTTTATACGGATTTAAATAGTATTTTTTATAGCTAATATCATTTTTAAAATCATTTAAAACAACAAAACGACCTTCTACTTTCTCTGTTTTTGAATTTGGCTTAGAACTATTTTCAATATATGCTTGTATCATAGGAGCTTCAAGCACATTATTTTCTTCATTTTTAAGCCATTTATCCCACCATTTAAGTGCTTCTTGTAAAAAGCCCATTGCAGGTAAAGGCAAGCCATCATGAGGATAAACATGAGCCCAAGGACCAACGATAGCTTTTTTTGGAACTTTTAAACCATTCATCAGAGTAAAAACAGGATTAGTATAAGAATCAGCCCACCCATCTAATGCAAAAACAGGAACTTGTATATCATCATAATTTTCTCCAACAGATCCGTGCTTCCAATAGTCATCTTTTAAAGTATGCTCAAGCCACAATGTGGGCCATAAAGGCATATTCTCAAGCCTATTGAGCCATTTATTTCTACCATTTGGATCAATTTTTGGATCAACAAAGCGTGATTGATATGCAAGCATGATATTACCCCACCAAAAATTATCATTAAGCAAACATCCACCTTTATAATGAATATCTTCATTAAATCTATCGTCAGTAAAACCTACTACTATAATGGCTTTTAAATTTTTAGGTTTTCTTGCTGCAACTTGTAAAGAATTAAATCCACCCCAAGATTTACCCATCATACCAATATTCCCATCACACCATTCTTGCTTTGCTATCCATTCAATAACTTCTAAAGCATCATCTTGTTCTTGCTTTAAATATTCATCTTCTAATAAACCATCAGATTCCCCACTTCCTCTAATATCAACTCTAACAACCGCATAGCCATTACCGCTAAAATATCCATGCATAGGCTCATCTCTACCTCTTGTTCCATCATTTTTTCTATAAGGAATGTATTCTAATATAGCAGGAACTTTTTCTTTTACCTGAGGAAGCCAAATTCGTGATGAAAGCTTGGTGCCATCTTTTAAAACTATCCATTCATTTTCTATCACTTTAACCTTGTTTTTAAAATCAAGAATAATTTCTTTCATTTCATCTCCTTTTTATTGTATTTTTTAATCCAAATCAAACAAAACATTACACCCAAAATAGCCATAGCTATCATAATAGTAAAATATATATGAAAACCTTTTACACCTGGATATCTATCTAATAAATCCCCAGCAAGCAAAGGTGCAAAAACCTCAGGCAAATATCCAAAAGTAGATACAATACCTATGGCCATACCTGCTAAATGAATAGGAATTTTTCC of Campylobacter lari contains these proteins:
- a CDS encoding CocE/NonD family hydrolase — translated: MKEIILDFKNKVKVIENEWIVLKDGTKLSSRIWLPQVKEKVPAILEYIPYRKNDGTRGRDEPMHGYFSGNGYAVVRVDIRGSGESDGLLEDEYLKQEQDDALEVIEWIAKQEWCDGNIGMMGKSWGGFNSLQVAARKPKNLKAIIVVGFTDDRFNEDIHYKGGCLLNDNFWWGNIMLAYQSRFVDPKIDPNGRNKWLNRLENMPLWPTLWLEHTLKDDYWKHGSVGENYDDIQVPVFALDGWADSYTNPVFTLMNGLKVPKKAIVGPWAHVYPHDGLPLPAMGFLQEALKWWDKWLKNEENNVLEAPMIQAYIENSSKPNSKTEKVEGRFVVLNDFKNDISYKKYYLNPYKLTCKKSSEFIKINTPLNHGLLSGEWMGAGVLGESPSDQRLDDGMAVVFESDFLEQDLDILGFPILNIKIASDQEKAMLFAQLSEVRADGFVKRVSYGVINLALSDDKEQFIPLKKDEFIQKQIKLDACGYRFAKGSKIRLSLANSFWPMFWPMPKISTLTLDLNECEFNLPCFSGQDSDKINMQAQSAPLTPITLLEEGRVDRSISYDILNDTWTCITDGVGGVFGEGVYRFDEVDVLVKHNLKRELKLQNENPLSAEYTIIQTMQIGREGCMMEADIILTQTSDLEYFYIKGKIAVKENDKLVFDKKYDYKTKRNSL